In Acidobacteriota bacterium, the following proteins share a genomic window:
- a CDS encoding glycosyltransferase family 2 protein encodes MTTPETITLVCYFFVLSILGLYGWHRYFIVYEYMKHKDRVPGPPPPVSEWPVVTIQLPIYNEMYVVDRLVDAVTAIDYPRERLEIQVLDDSTDETREIAELAVRRHAARGFDIKYLHRTNRVGFKAGALEAGLASAKGELIAIFDADFVPPRNFLNQTVPYFSEDDRLAVVQARWGHLNQGYSLLTKVQAILLDGHFVLEHGGRNRAGCFFNFNGTAGVWRREAIADAGGWQHDTLTEDLDLSYRAQLRGWRFKFLPDLVTPAEVPVEMNAFKSQQHRWAKGSIQTCRKVLPYLLVADLPLKVKAEAFFHLTANFNYLLMLALSALMFPAMVVRYEMGWSEMLLIDIPLFAAATFSVFNFYLVSQREAYADWRTRVKYLPAVMAIGIGLSVNNARAVIEALFGQPGEFARTPKYGIERRQDDWTHKKYHQSMPIQPFIELVLGLYFTATVAYALANGIYGTLPFLVLFQFGYLYMGLMSILQQFRGDDVLVKAPQAARGE; translated from the coding sequence ATGACGACACCCGAGACGATCACCCTCGTCTGCTACTTCTTCGTGCTGAGCATCCTGGGCCTCTACGGGTGGCACCGCTACTTCATCGTCTACGAGTACATGAAGCACAAGGATCGCGTGCCGGGGCCGCCCCCGCCGGTGAGCGAGTGGCCGGTCGTCACGATCCAGCTTCCCATCTACAACGAGATGTACGTCGTGGATCGACTCGTGGACGCGGTCACGGCGATCGACTATCCGCGCGAACGTCTCGAGATCCAGGTGCTCGACGACTCGACCGACGAGACCCGAGAGATCGCGGAGCTGGCGGTTCGTCGTCACGCGGCGCGCGGGTTCGACATCAAGTACCTCCACCGTACGAATCGCGTCGGGTTCAAGGCCGGGGCGCTCGAGGCGGGGCTGGCGTCGGCCAAGGGCGAGCTCATCGCGATCTTCGACGCCGACTTCGTGCCGCCTCGGAACTTCCTGAATCAGACCGTGCCGTACTTCTCCGAGGACGACCGGTTGGCCGTCGTGCAGGCCCGGTGGGGCCATCTGAACCAGGGCTACTCGCTGCTCACGAAGGTCCAGGCGATCCTGCTCGACGGCCACTTCGTCCTCGAGCACGGCGGCCGCAACCGCGCCGGCTGCTTCTTCAACTTCAACGGCACCGCCGGTGTCTGGCGGCGGGAGGCGATCGCCGACGCGGGCGGTTGGCAGCACGACACGCTGACCGAGGACCTCGATCTGAGCTATCGCGCACAGTTGCGCGGCTGGCGGTTCAAGTTCCTGCCGGACCTGGTCACGCCGGCGGAAGTCCCGGTGGAGATGAACGCGTTCAAGTCGCAGCAGCACCGGTGGGCCAAAGGATCGATTCAGACGTGCCGCAAGGTCCTCCCGTACCTGCTCGTCGCGGACCTGCCGCTCAAAGTGAAGGCCGAGGCGTTCTTCCACCTGACGGCGAACTTCAACTACCTGCTGATGCTCGCGCTCTCGGCGCTGATGTTCCCCGCGATGGTCGTGCGCTACGAGATGGGCTGGAGCGAGATGCTCCTCATCGACATCCCGCTGTTCGCCGCCGCGACGTTCTCGGTCTTCAACTTCTATCTCGTGAGCCAGCGCGAGGCGTATGCGGACTGGCGGACGCGCGTGAAGTATCTTCCGGCGGTCATGGCGATCGGCATCGGGCTGTCGGTGAACAACGCGCGGGCCGTCATCGAGGCGCTGTTCGGCCAGCCCGGCGAGTTCGCCCGCACGCCGAAGTACGGCATCGAGCGGCGGCAGGACGACTGGACCCACAAGAAGTACCACCAGTCGATGCCGATCCAGCCCTTCATCGAGCTGGTGCTCGGTCTCTACTTCACCGCGACGGTGGCGTACGCGCTGGCGAACGGGATCTACGGGACGCTGCCGTTCCTCGTGCTCTTCCAGTTCGGCTACCTCTACATGGGCCTGATGTCCATCCTCCAGCAGTTCCGCGGCGACGATGTGCTCGTGAAGGCGCCGCAGGCGGCGCGCGGCGAGTAG
- the lepA gene encoding elongation factor 4, producing MDSRFIRNFSIIAHIDHGKSTLADRFLELTGALQAREMEAQVLDSMDLERERGITIKAHAVRLNYRARDGQDYVLNLIDTPGHVDFSYEVTRSLAACEGALLLVDASQGVEAQTLANAYLAVEHNLEIIPVINKIDLPGAQPDEVRRQIEEIIGLDASGAILASGKAGTGVPEILEAIVTRLPPPAGDEGAPLKALVFDSWYDAYRGVVILTRVIDGVLRPGMKIRFMATGQDYQVEQLGAFTPKPVPVAELGVGEAGFIVANIKNVADAKIGDTITEPGRPTLTPFPGFKELKPMVFAGLYPVEASQYPELREALEKLRLNDASFFFEPETSAALGFGFRCGFLGLLHMEIVQERLEREYGMDLVTTAPGVLYRVTTTDGTVREIDSPAKLPETGLIERIEEPVITATMLTPSEFVGGILELCQEKRGIQKGLDYVSKDRVLITYELPFNEVVLDFYDRLKTISRGYASLDYHVTGYWESPLVKLDILVNAEPVDALSIIVHEDNAYARGRALASKMRELIPRQMFEIAIQAAIGSRIVARESVKALRKNVLAKCYGGDISRKRKLLEKQKEGKKRMKRVGRVEIPQEAFLAVLKMGPGE from the coding sequence ATGGACTCGCGCTTCATCAGGAACTTCTCGATCATCGCCCACATCGACCACGGCAAGTCGACGCTCGCGGACCGTTTCCTCGAGCTGACCGGCGCGCTCCAGGCTCGCGAGATGGAAGCGCAGGTGCTCGACAGCATGGATCTCGAGCGCGAGCGCGGCATCACGATCAAAGCGCACGCCGTCCGGCTGAACTACCGTGCGCGGGACGGGCAGGACTACGTGCTGAACCTGATCGACACGCCGGGCCACGTGGACTTCTCGTACGAGGTGACGCGCTCGCTGGCCGCCTGCGAGGGCGCGCTGCTGCTGGTCGACGCCTCCCAGGGCGTCGAGGCGCAGACCCTGGCGAACGCGTACCTCGCCGTCGAGCACAACCTGGAGATCATCCCGGTCATCAACAAGATCGATCTTCCGGGCGCGCAGCCGGACGAGGTGCGCCGGCAGATCGAGGAGATCATCGGCCTCGATGCGAGCGGCGCGATTCTCGCGAGCGGCAAGGCGGGTACCGGCGTCCCCGAGATCCTCGAGGCCATCGTCACGCGGCTGCCGCCACCGGCGGGCGACGAAGGTGCGCCGCTCAAGGCGCTCGTCTTCGATTCGTGGTACGACGCGTACCGCGGCGTCGTCATCCTCACGAGGGTGATCGACGGCGTCCTGCGGCCGGGCATGAAGATCCGGTTCATGGCGACCGGCCAGGACTATCAGGTCGAACAGCTCGGCGCCTTCACGCCGAAGCCGGTGCCGGTGGCCGAGCTCGGCGTCGGCGAAGCCGGGTTCATCGTCGCCAACATCAAGAACGTCGCGGACGCGAAGATCGGTGACACCATCACCGAGCCGGGACGGCCCACGCTCACGCCATTTCCCGGCTTCAAGGAGCTCAAGCCGATGGTGTTCGCCGGGCTGTACCCGGTGGAGGCGTCGCAGTATCCCGAACTGCGCGAGGCGCTCGAGAAGCTGCGGCTCAACGATGCCTCGTTCTTCTTCGAGCCGGAAACGTCGGCCGCCCTGGGATTCGGGTTCCGCTGCGGCTTCCTCGGACTGCTGCACATGGAGATCGTGCAGGAGCGGCTCGAGCGCGAGTACGGCATGGACCTCGTGACGACGGCGCCGGGCGTGCTGTATCGGGTGACCACGACCGACGGCACCGTGCGGGAGATCGACAGCCCGGCGAAGCTGCCCGAGACCGGGCTCATCGAGCGGATCGAGGAGCCGGTGATCACCGCCACGATGCTGACGCCCTCGGAGTTCGTGGGCGGCATCCTCGAGCTCTGCCAGGAGAAGCGCGGCATTCAGAAGGGACTGGACTACGTCTCCAAGGATCGCGTGCTCATCACGTACGAGCTTCCGTTCAACGAGGTCGTGCTCGATTTCTACGATCGGCTGAAGACCATCTCGCGCGGCTACGCGTCGCTCGACTACCACGTCACCGGGTACTGGGAGTCGCCGCTCGTCAAGCTCGACATCCTGGTGAACGCCGAGCCGGTCGACGCGCTCTCCATCATCGTCCACGAGGACAACGCCTACGCGCGCGGCCGTGCCCTCGCGTCGAAGATGCGCGAGCTGATCCCGCGGCAGATGTTCGAGATCGCGATCCAGGCGGCCATCGGCAGCCGCATCGTGGCGCGCGAGTCGGTGAAGGCGCTGCGAAAGAACGTGCTCGCGAAGTGCTACGGCGGCGACATCAGCCGGAAGCGCAAGCTGCTCGAGAAGCAGAAGGAAGGGAAGAAGCGCATGAAGCGCGTCGGGCGCGTCGAGATCCCGCAGGAAGCGTTCCTGGCGGTGCTAAAGATGGGGCCGGGAGAATGA
- the lepB gene encoding signal peptidase I — MKKSVAREYFESLVIAVVLALFVRTWVFQAFKIPSGSMEPNLLIGDHLIVNKMAFAPAAGALERTILPHREIRRGDVIVFKSPQEPERDLIKRVIGLPGDRLELRQKQVYVNGAPLHEPYAQLLEPPPPPGSPPTADVRVQYGPVTVPEGQYFMMGDNRDNSQDSRYWGFLPASYVKGGALFIYFSLGEGANPLGVRWSRLLNRVR, encoded by the coding sequence ATGAAGAAGTCCGTCGCCCGCGAGTACTTCGAGTCGCTCGTCATCGCGGTCGTGCTCGCGCTGTTCGTGCGGACCTGGGTGTTCCAGGCGTTCAAGATCCCGTCGGGATCGATGGAGCCGAACCTGCTCATCGGCGACCATCTGATCGTGAACAAGATGGCGTTCGCCCCGGCGGCCGGCGCGCTCGAGCGGACGATCCTGCCGCATCGCGAGATTCGCCGCGGCGACGTGATCGTCTTCAAGTCCCCACAGGAGCCCGAGCGCGACCTGATCAAGCGTGTGATCGGCCTGCCTGGCGATCGGCTCGAGCTGCGCCAGAAGCAGGTCTACGTCAACGGTGCGCCCCTGCACGAGCCCTACGCGCAGTTGCTCGAGCCGCCGCCTCCGCCCGGATCGCCGCCCACCGCCGACGTGCGGGTGCAGTACGGGCCCGTCACCGTTCCGGAGGGGCAGTACTTCATGATGGGCGACAACCGGGACAACTCGCAGGACAGCCGCTATTGGGGCTTCCTGCCGGCCTCGTACGTCAAGGGCGGCGCGCTGTTCATCTACTTCTCGCTGGGGGAAGGCGCGAATCCATTGGGCGTCCGCTGGTCACGGCTCCTGAACCGCGTTCGCTGA
- a CDS encoding citrate synthase (catalyzes the formation of citrate from acetyl-CoA and oxaloacetate), translating to MAVDTPAKAGLEDVVAGQSAICFIDGDRGVLAYQGYDIHDLADAERGVSFEEVCHLLWHGRLPTRAELGDLQTQLAAARVLPEAMIRAMKSLPRVDGMDALRTLTSMLAHYDPDAGEASPPANYRKAVRLTGQLAALVAAWGRLSAGGGWIDPDPALSHAANFLYVLTGRRPSSIASRAFDVSLVLHADHELNASTFAARVAAATLTDLHSAIVGAIGALKGPLHGGANAAVMKLLIEIGRDAGPDRAEAVVRAKLARKEKIPGFGHRVYRTEDPRATHLRRFSKVLGDMAGEPQWYEMSQRIEQVVTAEKKLYPNVDFYSATAFHAMGIPTDLYTPIFAVSRISGWTAHALEQYANNRLIRPRTEYIGPAYPQQLLPLDRR from the coding sequence ATGGCCGTCGACACGCCTGCCAAGGCCGGGCTCGAGGACGTCGTCGCCGGCCAATCGGCGATCTGTTTCATCGACGGAGACCGCGGCGTCCTCGCCTATCAGGGATACGACATCCACGATCTGGCGGACGCCGAGCGCGGCGTCTCGTTCGAAGAGGTGTGTCATCTCCTGTGGCACGGCCGGCTGCCGACACGCGCCGAGCTGGGCGATCTGCAGACCCAGCTCGCCGCCGCACGCGTGTTGCCGGAGGCGATGATCCGGGCGATGAAGTCGCTCCCGCGAGTGGACGGCATGGACGCGCTGCGCACGCTCACGTCGATGCTGGCGCACTACGACCCGGACGCCGGCGAGGCGTCGCCGCCGGCGAACTACCGCAAAGCCGTGCGGCTCACGGGCCAGCTCGCCGCGCTCGTCGCCGCGTGGGGCCGGCTGTCGGCGGGCGGCGGCTGGATCGATCCCGATCCGGCGCTGAGCCATGCGGCCAACTTCCTCTACGTGCTCACGGGGCGACGTCCGTCCTCGATCGCCTCGCGCGCGTTCGACGTCTCGCTCGTGCTGCACGCCGACCACGAGCTGAACGCCTCGACGTTCGCGGCGCGGGTCGCGGCGGCCACGCTCACCGACCTGCACTCGGCGATCGTCGGCGCGATCGGCGCGCTCAAGGGGCCGCTGCACGGCGGTGCGAACGCCGCCGTGATGAAGCTGCTGATCGAGATCGGCCGCGACGCCGGTCCGGACCGCGCCGAAGCCGTCGTGCGCGCGAAGCTCGCGCGCAAGGAGAAGATCCCGGGCTTCGGGCATCGCGTGTACCGGACGGAGGATCCGCGCGCGACCCATCTGCGCCGCTTCTCGAAGGTGCTCGGCGACATGGCGGGCGAGCCGCAGTGGTACGAGATGTCGCAGCGGATCGAGCAGGTGGTCACGGCCGAGAAGAAGCTGTACCCGAACGTCGACTTCTACTCGGCGACCGCGTTCCACGCGATGGGGATTCCGACCGATCTCTACACGCCGATCTTCGCCGTCAGCCGTATCTCTGGATGGACGGCGCACGCGCTCGAGCAGTACGCCAACAACCGGCTCATCCGGCCACGAACGGAGTACATCGGCCCGGCCTATCCGCAGCAGCTCCTGCCGCTGGACCGCCGCTGA
- the dnaG gene encoding DNA primase — MALFAQSFLDDLKAQTDIAAVINEVTPLRKAGASLKGLCPFHQEKTPSFTVNREKGFFKCFGCGAGGDAVKFVELQQKVSFPDAVRYLAQRAGLAIPEADGGPEARAAAAERDTLLRIHEEAAAFYAEQLASPAAAPARRALEERGLTGETIRTFRYGFAPAGGRDTLHTRLTARGVSPEWQVRSGLVVDRGGRLSDWFRLRLMIPIARDTGAVVAFGGRALDPGQVPKYLNSRESPIYTKGRTLYGLDVTKGAVRKHNYSVLVEGYFDLAQVWQAGVHPVVASCGTALTPAQARTLKRFASKVVLSFDPDAAGQNAAARSSELLVTEGFQVNVAVLPAGHDPDVFIRSNGAKAYVERLTRSQPYLDFLLDRAAAGVDWTRPDSRKRFLDAMLKVAATIPDAAVRDQFADRLSHKARITESVVRELIREAAAQRRTVAPALAVPASVRLRPAEQGLLWTLVHRPVEGLGAMARLDPEDLDGLLAAPIFRLAATLAELPPELLPGLLRERLSGGERALLDRASRDDAPVAPPADCVAAFKRLRTERDLADVQHEIDALQERSEMTDARLSALWDRKKELLTRLEALT, encoded by the coding sequence ATGGCGCTGTTCGCTCAGTCCTTTCTGGACGATCTCAAGGCGCAGACCGACATCGCGGCGGTCATCAACGAAGTCACGCCGCTGCGCAAGGCCGGCGCGAGCCTGAAAGGCCTGTGTCCGTTTCACCAGGAGAAGACGCCGTCCTTCACGGTCAATCGCGAAAAGGGGTTCTTCAAGTGCTTTGGTTGCGGCGCCGGCGGCGACGCCGTGAAGTTCGTCGAGCTCCAGCAGAAGGTCTCGTTCCCCGACGCGGTCCGATACCTCGCCCAGCGCGCGGGCCTGGCGATTCCGGAGGCGGACGGGGGGCCCGAAGCCCGGGCCGCGGCGGCCGAGCGTGACACGCTCTTGAGGATTCACGAAGAAGCCGCCGCGTTCTATGCTGAGCAGTTGGCGTCGCCAGCCGCCGCGCCGGCGCGGCGCGCGCTCGAGGAGCGTGGGCTGACCGGCGAGACGATCCGGACATTTCGCTATGGGTTCGCTCCGGCGGGTGGCCGCGACACGCTCCACACCCGGCTCACCGCCCGCGGCGTTTCGCCGGAATGGCAGGTGAGGAGCGGCCTGGTGGTCGACCGGGGGGGGAGGCTGTCAGACTGGTTTCGGCTGCGGCTGATGATCCCAATCGCGAGGGACACCGGGGCGGTCGTCGCCTTCGGCGGCCGGGCGCTCGATCCCGGCCAGGTCCCGAAGTACCTGAACTCGCGGGAGTCGCCGATCTACACGAAAGGCCGGACGCTCTACGGTCTTGACGTGACGAAAGGGGCCGTACGGAAGCACAATTACAGTGTGCTGGTCGAGGGGTACTTCGACCTGGCGCAGGTGTGGCAGGCCGGGGTGCACCCCGTCGTGGCGAGTTGCGGCACGGCCCTGACGCCGGCGCAAGCGCGCACGTTGAAGCGCTTCGCCAGCAAGGTGGTGCTCAGCTTCGATCCGGACGCGGCCGGCCAGAACGCCGCAGCACGATCGTCGGAGCTGCTCGTCACCGAAGGCTTTCAGGTGAACGTTGCCGTGCTGCCGGCCGGCCACGACCCTGACGTGTTCATCAGATCCAACGGGGCGAAGGCGTACGTCGAGCGGTTGACCCGATCGCAGCCGTACCTGGACTTCCTGCTGGATCGGGCTGCGGCGGGCGTCGACTGGACGCGGCCCGACAGCCGGAAGCGGTTTCTCGACGCGATGCTGAAGGTCGCGGCAACGATTCCCGACGCGGCGGTCCGGGATCAGTTCGCGGATCGTCTGTCGCACAAGGCGCGGATCACCGAGTCGGTGGTGCGCGAGCTGATTCGCGAGGCGGCCGCGCAGCGGCGCACGGTCGCACCGGCGCTGGCCGTGCCGGCCTCGGTGCGGCTGCGTCCTGCCGAGCAGGGCTTGCTGTGGACGCTCGTGCATCGGCCGGTCGAGGGGCTCGGCGCGATGGCGCGGCTCGATCCCGAGGATCTGGACGGGCTGCTCGCGGCCCCGATCTTCCGGCTGGCCGCGACGCTCGCCGAGCTGCCGCCCGAGCTGCTGCCAGGGCTGCTGCGCGAGCGGCTGAGCGGGGGCGAGCGGGCGCTGCTGGATCGCGCGAGCCGCGACGACGCGCCGGTGGCGCCGCCGGCCGACTGCGTCGCGGCGTTCAAGCGGCTGCGCACGGAACGTGATCTCGCGGACGTGCAGCACGAGATCGACGCGCTGCAGGAGCGCTCGGAGATGACCGACGCGCGCCTGAGCGCGCTGTGGGATCGCAAGAAGGAGCTGCTGACGCGGCTCGAGGCGTTGACCTAA
- a CDS encoding Smr/MutS family protein: MHPGVFRALEFDRVLDALAALASTPLGRARAGSLQPSVDPDDVRARLMLTAEAVQFVRRGGSLAIWAPEDLVATLTVLEVGERPLEPLQLLSMARLLDSIGTVVSAIRRSTGWPSEDYTSPLAAVAGRAALFGEEVDAIRRAIDPSGDVNDHASPALRELRDTLRRRRARLRSTLEGLTRARETAKYLQDQIVTDRNGRYVVVVRAEHRDAVPGIVHGSSTSGASLYLEPIATVELNNEVVTLVERERAEVLRILRGLTDAFRARREEFSATLDVAADADELYAKVELAKRMDGIGPALTADGRLELLGARHPLLIPAMRDLLDDARDARGVVVPSDLVLVPPTRALVISGPNTGGKTVALKAFGLLALMAQSGLFIPVDEGSRFTPFASVFADIGDEQSIAASLSTFSAHITRIVAMNRDLQLPALVLLDEVGSGTDPAEGGALGAALVEHFRRRGALVVATTHDDTLKSYAATTAGVMTAGFGFDPETYAPSYRLLYGAPGRSLAFEIAERLGLPAEVIADARSRQSNRESQLAAHLARIDHEMGALERARAEVEAERTSLADTRAALLAREARLAEREAVLKRRHEERLNEKLREARAEVDRVVSTVKQQAQSLVERAGAGARQRQPALSTGDVGSLRAGALSALNAIGAGLEPQAAEDAAAALTAPPAVGQTVFVPMLGAEAVVRDVSGTSITVELRGKRMRVKREDLRAAPDAAARRPPTAPRSPHTSTATAATGGAARELVLIGATVDEAIDRAEKFLDDALLADERRLRIVHGYGTGRLRDALTTFFRRHPLVASVGPAQENEGGRAATIVELKD; the protein is encoded by the coding sequence ATGCACCCTGGTGTCTTCCGTGCGCTGGAGTTCGATCGCGTGCTCGACGCGCTGGCCGCGCTGGCGTCCACGCCGCTCGGCCGAGCGCGCGCCGGCTCGCTGCAGCCGAGCGTTGATCCCGACGACGTTCGCGCGCGGCTGATGCTGACGGCCGAGGCCGTCCAGTTCGTGCGCCGCGGCGGCTCGCTGGCGATATGGGCGCCCGAGGATCTCGTCGCCACGCTGACCGTCCTCGAGGTCGGCGAGCGGCCGCTGGAGCCGCTGCAACTGCTGAGCATGGCGCGCCTGCTCGACTCGATCGGCACGGTCGTGTCGGCGATCCGCCGCTCCACCGGGTGGCCGTCGGAAGACTACACCTCCCCGTTGGCCGCCGTGGCCGGGCGCGCGGCGCTCTTCGGCGAAGAAGTCGATGCGATCCGGCGCGCCATCGACCCGTCCGGGGACGTGAACGACCATGCCAGCCCGGCGCTGCGCGAACTGCGCGACACGCTGCGGCGGCGGCGGGCGCGGCTGCGGTCGACGCTCGAAGGGCTCACGCGCGCGCGCGAGACGGCGAAGTACCTGCAGGATCAGATCGTCACGGACCGCAACGGCCGCTACGTCGTCGTCGTCCGCGCGGAACATCGTGACGCCGTGCCGGGCATCGTGCACGGCAGCTCCACGAGCGGCGCCAGCCTCTACCTCGAGCCGATCGCGACCGTCGAGCTCAACAACGAGGTCGTGACGCTCGTCGAACGGGAACGCGCCGAGGTTCTCCGGATCCTGCGCGGGCTCACGGATGCGTTTCGCGCGCGCCGCGAGGAGTTCAGCGCCACGCTCGACGTCGCGGCCGATGCCGACGAACTGTACGCGAAGGTGGAGCTCGCCAAGCGGATGGACGGCATCGGTCCGGCGCTCACGGCCGACGGGCGGCTCGAGTTGCTCGGCGCGCGCCATCCTCTTCTGATTCCGGCGATGCGCGACCTGCTCGACGATGCGCGCGACGCGCGCGGCGTGGTCGTCCCGTCGGACCTCGTGCTCGTGCCACCCACGCGCGCGCTGGTGATCTCGGGACCGAACACCGGGGGCAAGACGGTTGCGCTCAAAGCGTTCGGACTGCTGGCGCTCATGGCCCAGAGCGGCCTGTTCATCCCCGTCGACGAGGGCAGCCGGTTCACGCCGTTCGCGAGCGTGTTCGCGGACATCGGCGACGAGCAGTCGATCGCCGCGAGCCTGAGCACGTTCTCGGCGCACATCACGCGCATCGTGGCGATGAATCGCGACCTGCAGCTCCCGGCTCTCGTGCTGCTCGACGAGGTCGGCAGCGGAACGGATCCCGCTGAAGGCGGCGCGCTCGGCGCCGCCCTCGTCGAGCACTTCCGGCGGCGGGGCGCGCTCGTCGTCGCGACGACCCACGACGACACGCTCAAATCGTACGCCGCCACGACGGCAGGCGTGATGACGGCGGGGTTCGGCTTCGATCCGGAGACGTACGCGCCGTCCTATCGTTTGCTGTACGGCGCGCCGGGCCGCAGCCTCGCGTTCGAGATCGCCGAGCGGCTGGGCCTGCCCGCCGAGGTGATCGCCGATGCGAGATCGCGGCAGTCCAACCGGGAGTCGCAACTGGCGGCGCACCTCGCGCGGATCGATCACGAGATGGGCGCGCTGGAGCGGGCGCGGGCCGAGGTCGAGGCCGAGCGAACCTCGCTGGCCGACACGCGTGCCGCGCTCCTGGCGCGCGAAGCCCGGCTGGCCGAGCGCGAGGCCGTGCTCAAGCGGCGTCATGAAGAGCGGCTGAACGAGAAGCTCCGCGAAGCGCGCGCCGAGGTCGACCGCGTCGTGAGCACGGTGAAGCAGCAGGCGCAGTCGCTCGTCGAGCGTGCCGGAGCCGGCGCGCGCCAGCGGCAGCCGGCGCTCTCGACGGGCGACGTCGGCAGCCTGCGCGCGGGCGCGTTGTCGGCCCTCAACGCGATCGGCGCGGGCCTCGAACCTCAGGCGGCCGAGGACGCCGCGGCGGCGCTCACCGCGCCGCCGGCGGTCGGTCAGACGGTGTTCGTGCCCATGCTCGGCGCCGAAGCCGTCGTCCGCGACGTCTCGGGCACGTCGATCACGGTGGAGCTGCGTGGCAAGCGGATGCGGGTCAAGCGGGAGGATCTTCGCGCCGCGCCGGATGCGGCCGCGCGCCGCCCGCCGACCGCGCCGCGCTCGCCCCACACCAGCACGGCGACGGCGGCGACGGGCGGTGCGGCGAGGGAGCTCGTGCTCATCGGCGCCACGGTCGACGAAGCCATTGACCGCGCCGAGAAGTTCCTCGATGATGCGCTGCTCGCCGATGAGCGCCGGCTGCGAATCGTGCACGGATACGGCACCGGCCGGCTGCGGGACGCGCTGACGACGTTCTTTCGGCGTCACCCGCTCGTCGCGTCCGTGGGACCCGCCCAGGAGAACGAAGGTGGACGGGCGGCGACGATCGTGGAGCTCAAGGACTAG
- the larB gene encoding nickel pincer cofactor biosynthesis protein LarB: MAGTGVEDLGFARVDHGRSVRQGFPEVIYGQGKTPDQVARIAAAIVGRGHSLLVTRTDADAFAELAKLVPDAVYHERARIIERRIDAPKGRGVILVAAAGTSDLPVAEEAAISAEVMGNDVDRLYDVGVAGLHRLLAERDRLLSARVIVVVAGMEGALASVIGGLVKVPVVAVPTSVGYGASFNGLAALLAMLNSCATGVAVVNIDNGFGAAAVANAITHLDLS; this comes from the coding sequence ATGGCCGGCACCGGCGTCGAGGACCTCGGCTTCGCACGCGTCGATCACGGGCGCTCCGTGCGCCAGGGCTTTCCCGAGGTGATCTACGGGCAGGGCAAGACACCCGATCAAGTCGCCCGGATCGCCGCGGCGATCGTCGGCCGGGGCCACAGCCTGCTCGTCACCCGCACCGATGCCGATGCGTTCGCCGAACTAGCCAAACTCGTGCCGGACGCGGTGTATCACGAGCGCGCCCGGATCATCGAGCGGCGGATCGATGCCCCGAAGGGTCGGGGTGTCATCCTGGTCGCGGCCGCGGGAACTTCGGACCTGCCGGTCGCCGAGGAAGCCGCCATCTCCGCCGAGGTGATGGGCAACGACGTCGACCGGCTGTACGACGTCGGGGTGGCGGGACTGCATCGCCTGCTGGCCGAACGCGATCGGCTGCTGTCCGCGCGCGTGATCGTCGTCGTCGCCGGCATGGAAGGGGCGCTGGCCAGCGTGATCGGCGGCCTCGTGAAGGTGCCGGTCGTGGCGGTGCCGACGAGCGTGGGCTACGGAGCGAGCTTCAACGGTCTGGCCGCGCTGCTCGCCATGCTCAACAGTTGCGCGACCGGCGTCGCCGTCGTCAACATCGACAACGGCTTCGGCGCGGCGGCCGTGGCGAACGCCATCACGCACCTGGATTTGTCATAA